In Labilibaculum sp. DW002, one DNA window encodes the following:
- a CDS encoding type B 50S ribosomal protein L31, whose amino-acid sequence MKEGIHPKNYRLVAFKDMSNETVFITKSTANTKETIEIDNVEYPLVKLEISNTSHPFYTGKMTLIDTAGRVDKFMNKYKKFKK is encoded by the coding sequence ATGAAAGAAGGAATACATCCTAAAAACTACCGTCTAGTAGCTTTTAAAGACATGTCAAATGAGACTGTTTTTATTACTAAGTCAACTGCGAATACAAAAGAGACTATCGAGATTGACAATGTTGAATACCCATTAGTAAAGCTTGAGATTTCTAACACATCTCACCCTTTCTATACAGGTAAGATGACTCTAATCGATACTGCAGGACGTGTTGATAAGTTTATGAACAAATACAAGAAGTTCAAAAAGTAA
- a CDS encoding GNAT family N-acetyltransferase: MNIVEVLDQKQRVKFLDIARIIYKNDPNFACPLDGEIGGIFDPKENSFFKHGEAIRWILTDGSGKVIGRIAAFINTNKAFSFDQPTGGCGFFECIKDREAAFLLFDTAKEWLKERGMEAMDGPINFGENDNHWGLLVDGFLPQGYGMPYNKAYYQEFFESYGFQVFFEQYSYHVDRSKPFPERFAKIAEWISKKPGFEFEHFKFSNSEKYIQDIIEVYNEAWKFHDNFTPIDIEDIRKIAREGKGILEEDFIWFAYHEGKPIAFFVAMPDINQVLRKMNGKLDFWNKLKFMYLLKRKTITRTRITIMGVVPKYQRFGIESAIFWKMDKAIKAKKQYTEVELSWVGDFNPKMISIYESVGGVKMKTHYTYRYLFDRNVPFKRTAIIPLENRGTKASKE, encoded by the coding sequence GTGAATATAGTTGAAGTTTTAGATCAAAAACAACGAGTGAAATTTTTAGACATAGCCAGAATCATTTATAAAAATGATCCAAATTTTGCTTGCCCTTTAGATGGTGAGATTGGAGGCATATTTGATCCTAAGGAGAATTCTTTTTTTAAGCATGGTGAGGCTATCCGTTGGATTCTTACCGATGGTTCGGGGAAGGTTATTGGACGAATTGCAGCTTTTATTAACACGAATAAGGCTTTTAGTTTTGATCAACCAACAGGTGGTTGTGGCTTTTTTGAGTGCATCAAAGACAGAGAGGCTGCTTTTTTGCTTTTTGATACAGCAAAAGAATGGTTGAAAGAGCGTGGTATGGAAGCTATGGATGGTCCAATCAATTTTGGTGAGAATGATAACCACTGGGGCCTGTTAGTTGACGGATTTTTGCCACAAGGTTATGGTATGCCATACAACAAAGCTTATTATCAGGAGTTCTTCGAATCGTATGGTTTTCAAGTTTTCTTCGAACAGTATAGCTATCATGTTGATCGATCGAAACCATTCCCGGAACGATTTGCAAAAATCGCAGAGTGGATATCTAAAAAGCCGGGTTTTGAATTTGAGCATTTTAAGTTTTCTAATTCGGAGAAATATATACAGGATATTATTGAGGTTTATAATGAGGCATGGAAGTTTCATGACAATTTTACACCAATAGATATTGAAGATATCCGTAAAATAGCACGTGAAGGGAAAGGTATATTAGAGGAAGATTTTATTTGGTTTGCCTACCATGAAGGAAAACCTATTGCTTTTTTCGTAGCCATGCCAGATATTAATCAGGTTTTGAGAAAGATGAATGGTAAGCTTGATTTCTGGAATAAGTTGAAATTCATGTATTTGCTTAAACGAAAAACCATTACTCGTACTCGTATTACGATTATGGGTGTTGTGCCAAAATATCAACGATTCGGTATTGAATCAGCTATTTTCTGGAAAATGGATAAGGCCATAAAAGCTAAGAAGCAATATACCGAGGTTGAATTATCCTGGGTAGGTGATTTTAATCCTAAAATGATATCGATTTATGAGTCGGTTGGAGGGGTTAAAATGAAGACTCATTATACCTATCGCTACCTTTTTGATAGGAATGTACCCTTTAAAAGAACAGCTATTATCCCTCTGGAAAACAGAGGAACTAAGGCTTCTAAAGAATAA
- a CDS encoding Bax inhibitor-1/YccA family protein, with protein sequence MRFTKSSNPVLGDKIFSSLRNEDYSESMTVNGTINKIGLSLFFLVAAASYTWGLFANSGNSAVIMPWLIGGAIGGLIFALITSFKPVWAPYTTPIYALLEGLMLGGLSALMNSYYPGIVVQAVGLTFATLFAMLFAYKSGLIKVTQKFKAGVVAATGGIFIFYMLNWILGMFGFGLHFANDSSLTSIGISLFIVAIASLNLVLDFDFIEKGAQQGAPKYMEWYGAFGIMVTLIWLYVELLRLLAKLAGRD encoded by the coding sequence ATGAGGTTTACTAAAAGTTCAAATCCTGTTTTAGGCGATAAAATATTTTCCAGTTTAAGAAACGAAGACTACAGCGAGTCGATGACCGTTAATGGAACGATTAATAAAATTGGATTGTCATTATTTTTTTTGGTAGCTGCAGCAAGTTACACATGGGGTTTATTTGCTAACTCGGGCAATTCAGCAGTTATTATGCCTTGGTTAATTGGTGGTGCCATTGGTGGGTTAATTTTTGCTTTGATAACTTCATTTAAACCTGTTTGGGCTCCTTATACAACTCCCATTTATGCATTATTGGAAGGTTTAATGTTGGGTGGTTTATCAGCATTAATGAATTCGTATTATCCAGGTATAGTAGTGCAAGCAGTGGGTTTAACCTTTGCAACTTTATTTGCGATGTTGTTTGCCTATAAATCGGGATTGATTAAAGTAACGCAAAAGTTTAAAGCAGGAGTTGTTGCTGCAACAGGTGGTATTTTTATTTTTTACATGCTGAACTGGATTTTGGGAATGTTTGGATTTGGATTACACTTTGCCAACGATTCTAGTTTAACCAGTATAGGTATTAGTTTATTTATAGTTGCAATTGCATCGTTGAATCTTGTGTTGGATTTTGACTTTATAGAAAAAGGTGCTCAGCAAGGTGCACCAAAATATATGGAATGGTATGGTGCTTTTGGTATCATGGTAACTTTAATTTGGTTATATGTAGAATTGTTGCGATTACTTGCAAAGTTGGCAGGTCGCGATTAA
- a CDS encoding DNA alkylation repair protein, with protein sequence MDFFIDNNETEELFQEIFKKIQILRNGETHHEMKKFGLNYQKALGATIVNLREIGKEYQQNHLLAHKLWTKGFRESKILASMLEEPDKVTEEQLERWFEEMDSNELLEQASMNLFQHLPNIQDLVFDWMKSTNPSKQVCAVMTVGRIAMRDLEEQDEMYSEFIDLLPQKFTDNYLMNQVKRTLGKMVRKGEPLVTRVVALVDERKKNDTDWSDIWDDLKYEIEL encoded by the coding sequence ATGGATTTTTTTATCGACAACAATGAGACAGAGGAATTGTTTCAGGAAATTTTCAAAAAAATTCAAATTCTTCGTAATGGTGAGACTCATCATGAAATGAAAAAATTTGGATTGAATTATCAAAAAGCATTAGGAGCGACTATCGTTAATCTGCGAGAAATTGGAAAAGAATATCAGCAAAACCATTTGTTGGCACATAAACTTTGGACCAAAGGATTTCGTGAATCGAAAATCTTGGCAAGCATGCTAGAAGAGCCAGATAAGGTTACCGAAGAACAATTGGAGCGCTGGTTTGAAGAAATGGATTCTAATGAATTATTAGAACAAGCTAGTATGAATCTTTTCCAGCATCTACCAAATATTCAAGATTTGGTTTTTGATTGGATGAAAAGTACTAATCCTTCGAAGCAAGTTTGTGCAGTTATGACAGTGGGACGAATTGCGATGAGAGATTTAGAAGAGCAGGATGAAATGTATTCTGAATTTATTGATTTGTTGCCGCAAAAATTTACGGATAACTACCTTATGAATCAGGTGAAAAGAACTCTTGGTAAAATGGTTAGAAAAGGAGAACCACTGGTTACACGTGTTGTAGCATTGGTGGATGAAAGGAAGAAAAATGATACTGACTGGAGTGATATTTGGGACGATCTAAAATATGAAATCGAATTGTAG
- a CDS encoding DUF3124 domain-containing protein has protein sequence MKNRILFILIVALTIGCNHNKEISSINPENWSKRTIDISTKTSLEYGKSYLSIYSQIYSNSEHKTHNLTAMASMRNTSDSDTIFLLKAEYFDTHGKSIRTYFNKPIYLAPMETTEIIIDEADIEGGTGSNFIIEWKIPENCPEPLFEGVMNSTMGQQGLSFTTQSKRIK, from the coding sequence ATGAAAAATCGTATTCTATTCATACTGATTGTAGCATTAACCATCGGATGCAACCATAATAAAGAAATTAGCTCTATAAATCCAGAAAACTGGTCCAAAAGAACGATTGATATCAGCACAAAGACCTCTTTGGAATATGGGAAATCATATCTTTCTATTTATTCGCAAATCTACAGTAATTCTGAACATAAAACTCACAACTTGACTGCAATGGCAAGCATGCGTAACACAAGTGATTCAGATACTATATTCTTACTAAAAGCAGAATATTTTGACACTCACGGAAAATCTATTCGAACATATTTTAATAAGCCAATCTATTTAGCACCAATGGAAACAACGGAAATTATAATTGACGAAGCTGATATCGAAGGTGGAACGGGCTCCAATTTTATTATTGAATGGAAAATTCCAGAGAACTGTCCAGAACCTTTATTTGAAGGAGTTATGAACTCTACCATGGGTCAACAAGGACTCTCTTTCACAACACAATCTAAACGAATTAAATGA
- a CDS encoding DMT family transporter, with protein MNKKSLLIYGSIILAMLFWSFSFVWVKIVYTVYNPITTVILRLIISTILLFVIGKGFKRIEKIEKKDRMQLLLLAFFEPFLYFMGESFGLKLVSSTLGAVIISTIPLFSPVAAYFFHREKIGIMGVVGIIISIIGVSVIIFNKNFNLIASPLGIALMFLAVGAAVGYSIVLKKLAAKYNPVSLISYQNLLGIFFFLPLFFTFDYQHFIAAKPTTEVMISILELAIFASSLAFIFFTYGLNYLGITKSNIFINAIPVFTAIFAYFVIDEVITLQKMVGITIVISGLFLSQIKLNFNKQDR; from the coding sequence ATGAATAAAAAGTCCCTTTTAATTTATGGCAGCATCATTTTAGCTATGCTATTTTGGAGCTTTTCCTTTGTATGGGTGAAAATTGTTTACACAGTATACAATCCCATAACAACGGTTATTTTACGCTTAATTATCTCAACGATTCTATTGTTTGTGATAGGCAAAGGATTTAAGCGCATCGAAAAGATTGAGAAAAAAGATCGAATGCAACTGCTGCTACTCGCCTTTTTCGAACCATTCCTTTATTTTATGGGCGAAAGTTTTGGCTTAAAATTGGTTTCATCCACTTTGGGTGCTGTAATCATTTCAACAATCCCTTTGTTCTCGCCCGTAGCCGCCTATTTCTTTCATCGGGAAAAAATTGGAATTATGGGTGTTGTTGGTATTATCATATCCATTATTGGTGTATCTGTCATCATCTTCAATAAAAATTTTAACCTAATTGCTTCCCCACTTGGCATCGCGTTAATGTTTCTGGCTGTTGGAGCTGCAGTGGGCTATTCTATAGTACTGAAGAAACTGGCCGCAAAATATAATCCTGTAAGTCTTATATCTTATCAAAACCTTTTGGGAATCTTTTTCTTTCTGCCCTTATTTTTCACATTTGATTACCAACACTTTATTGCGGCAAAACCAACTACCGAAGTAATGATTTCAATATTGGAATTAGCCATATTCGCTTCATCATTAGCCTTCATATTTTTCACGTATGGTCTGAACTATTTAGGCATTACAAAAAGCAACATTTTTATTAATGCCATTCCTGTCTTTACAGCAATATTCGCCTATTTTGTAATCGATGAAGTTATTA